The following coding sequences are from one Manduca sexta isolate Smith_Timp_Sample1 unplaced genomic scaffold, JHU_Msex_v1.0 HiC_scaffold_1094, whole genome shotgun sequence window:
- the LOC115453908 gene encoding BTB/POZ domain-containing protein 7 has protein sequence MSRRSGAGGAVCVDEKVLPRRFARALLHAAYTDQVDLSLIGRNSSSPSSTNTSNGSTSWAGVSRGGARPATTALLDDAFQLYEIARFVEMPIVVQGCEDAIVEALSAETLPHVLRWAAAPHASQWVHRQAMRFLRDEFPSIMSVSACGRLPSSALAGALASPFLQASEACTLRALVRWAAERSPVVSRARRAAAADSVLRDALAALLPLVRLEHLPPDHDLLNQASHTHTHTHAHTRAAAADSVLRDALAALLPLVRLEHLPPDHDLLNQASHTHTHTRTHTRRRRGLGAARRARRAAAARAPRAPAARPRPAQPGESHTHTHTRTHTRRRRGLGAARRARRAAAARAPRAPAARPRPAQPGESHTHTHTHTHASHTHTHAHTRAAAADSVLRDALAALLPLVRLEHLPPDHDLLNQASHTHTHTHAHTRYDSADSVLRDALAALLPLVRLEHLPPDHDLLNQLIRRGVISGPVAGGGTADAWLGRGAFRPARCFLPYLDEIKALLEDQAVPEAEVSRVRRERYLHRIPDTLYMVAAARGVAAGVAAGAAGGAAGGAGAAPDAACVQPALLQAVRARVRELAHSQPQARALQLHAQHAQPVYRQIALRAVREMSLPDSCAELVLAEVHSEWEAPRPDRAEPGPEPDRAADCCRYTQAHSKADVHYLCFL, from the exons ATGTCGCGGCGGTCGGGGGCGGGCGGCGCGGTGTGCGTCGACGAGAAGGTGCTCCCGCGCAGGTTCGCCAGGGCGCTGCTGCACGCCGCCTACACCGACCAG GTGGATTTGAGCCTGATTGGAAGGAATTCATCATCTCCCTCGTCAACGAACACAAGTAATGGGAGCACG TCGTGGGCGGGCGTGtcccgcggcggcgcgcggcccgCCACCACCGCGCTGCTCGACGACGCCTTCCAACTCTACGAGATAGCCAG GTTCGTGGAGATGCCGATAGTGGTGCAAGGGTGTGAGGACGCCATCGTGGAGGCTCTCAGCGCGGAGACGTTGCCGCACGTGCTTCGCTGGGCAGCCGCGCCGCACGCCAGTCAGTGGGTGCACAG ACAGGCGATGCGGTTCCTGCGCGACGAGTTCCCGTCGATCATGTCGGTGTCGGCGTGCGGCCGCCTGCCCAGCTCCGCGCTCGCCGGCGCGCTCGCCTCGCCCTTCCTGCAG GCGTCGGAGGCGTGCACGCTGCGCGCGCTGGTGCGGTGGGCGGCGGAGCGCTCGCCCGTGGTgtcgcgcgcgcgccgcgccgccgccgcggacTCGGTGCTGCgcgacgcgctcgccgcgctgctgcCGCTCGTGCGCCTCGAGCACCTGCCGCCCGACCACGACCTGCTCAACCAGGcgagtcacacacacacacacacacacgcacacacacgcgccgccgccgcggacTCGGTGCTGCgcgacgcgctcgccgcgctgctgcCGCTCGTGCGCCTCGAGCACCTGCCGCCCGACCACGACCTGCTCAACCAGGcgagtcacacacacacacacacacgcacacacacgcgccgccgccgcggacTCGGTGCTGCgcgacgcgctcgccgcgctgctgcCGCTCGTGCGCCTCGAGCACCTGCCGCCCGACCACGACCTGCTCAACCAGGcgagtcacacacacacacacacacacgcacacacacgcgccgccgccgcggacTCGGTGCTGCgcgacgcgctcgccgcgctgctgcCGCTCGTGCGCCTCGAGCACCTGCCGCCCGACCACGACCTGCTCAACCAGGcgagtcacacacacacacacacacgcacacacac GcgagtcacacacacacacacgcacacacacgcgccgccgccgcggacTCGGTGCTGCgcgacgcgctcgccgcgctgctgcCGCTCGTGCGCCTCGAGCACCTGCCGCCCGACCACGACCTGCTCAACCAGGcgagtcacacacacacacacacacacgcacacacacggtACGACTCAGCGGACTCGGTGCTGCgcgacgcgctcgccgcgctgctgcCGCTCGTGCGCCTCGAGCACCTGCCGCCCGACCACGACCTGCTCAACCAG TTGATCCGGCGCGGCGTGATCTCGGGCCCGGTGGCGGGCGGCGGCACGGCGGACGCGTGGCTCGGCCGCGGCGCCTTCCGACCGGCGAGGTGCTTCCTGCCGTACCTCGACGAGATCAAG GCGCTGCTAGAGGACCAGGCGGTGCCGGAAGCGGAAGTGTCGCGCGTGCGGCGCGAGCGCTACCTGCACCGGATACCCGACACGCTGTACAtggtggcggcggcgcgcggcgtggcggcgggcgtggcggcgggcgcggcgggcggcgcggcgggcggcgcgggcgcggcgccggaCGCGGCGTGCGTGCAGCCGGCGCTGCTGCAGgcggtgcgcgcgcgcgtgcgcgAGCTGGCGCACTCGCAGCCGCaggcgcgcgcgctgcagctGCACGCGCAGCACGCGCAGCCCGTGTACCGCCAGATCGCGCTGCGCGCCGTGCGCGAGATGTCGCTGCCCGACTCGTGCGCCGAGCTGGTGCTGGCGGAGGTCCACAGCGAGTGGGAGGCGCCGCGGCCCGACCGCGCCGAGCCCGGCCCCGAGCCCGACCGCGCCGCCGACTGCTGCAGGTACACACAGGCACACTCTAAAGCCGACGTTCACTACCTGTGCTTCCTATAG